The sequence CGCCCATATCCCGGTACTATCATCCGATTCTTATAACTTTAACAAAAGAACTCAATCTATTACTTTTCCCTGTAAGGAAAAAATAAACATCTGCTTTTGCTCAAGCGAATTCAGGCAATCTCCAAAATATACTCATTACCAAAAAAAGAGCCCAAATGCTCCCGGTACCGCAAAAAAGCTTCCTTTCCGACAGGCGTGATACTATAGATGGTCTGAGGTTTACGTGCAAGGAACTCCTTATCGCAGCTGATGTACCCTGCGACTTCAAGTTTGCGCATGTGAACGCTCAAATTTCCGTCTGTAGCTCTGATCTGCTCCCGGATTTCTACGAATGAAGCCTGATTTGCAGAATAAAGATAGGCAAGAGCCGCAAAGCGGATTCTGGCATGAATTACTTTGTCAAGCAGTTGATGGTCGTATCTGACATCAATTTCATTGGTTTCGCTCATAATTAATTATAGGGGGGACTATAACCTTGTTTATATTAATATAACAGATGACCGTTTTGACGGCAGCAGCACTCCTGCCCGTTGATAACACATATAATAAAAACCGTGCTACCGGAAGCGCATTGACTAAATTTATGCAGATATACCTTGTTTTTCAACATCTCCATACCTTTTTTAGCTAAAAAAATCCTTTTTTTATCAGTTTTCTCCATCAAAAAGCTGCTTTTTTTTACACTCTGAAACCATAAACAGACAGCCTTACCCTACTTACACATTTTTTCTACTGTTCCCGAACCTATGCAGCAGACGTTACCGAACATAAAGGATTTCACAAAACCCGAGTTGATCCGGGCCATTACATCTCTGGGCGAACCGGCATATCGCGCAGCTCAGCTGCATCAGTGGCTCTTCAGTCACCGTACCCGCAGTTTTGACGACATAACGATCATCAATCTTGCGCTCCGCCAAAAACTTTCATCCATCTACTCCATCCGTACGGCAACCCTTGACGATTGCCGCCAGGAATACCGGGATGATCATGAAATACCGACCACGAAATTTCTGGTCAGAATGCATGACGACGAAACCGTCGAAGCTGTATTGATTCCTGCCGAAAACAGAATAACTGCATGCATATCCAGTCAGGCAGGCTGTTCGTTGCACTGCTCATTCTGTGCAACAGGAAAAACAGGTTTCAGGAGAAATCTCACCTCCGGAGAGATGACCGATCAGGTCTTTCTGCTCAACGATCATCTTGCTGAACACTATGGACAAACAATAACAAATATCGTTTTTATGGGCATGGGGGAACCCCTGCTCAACATGACGCATGTTCTTGACGCGATCGAAACCCTCAGCAATCACAATTACCGATACAGCCTCTCTCAGCGAAAAATTTCCATCTCGACCGCCGGCATCATTCCCCAAATCGATCTGCTTGCCCGTTTGCCTCATAAAGTGAAGCTCGCAGTTTCTCTTCATTCCGCGATTCAGACAAACCGTGAATCCATCATGCCCGCAGCCAGGGAATATCCCCTCCCTGCCCTCAAAAAATCACTTGCGGAATACAACCGACTTTCCGGACAACCGGTAACTCTGGTCTATATGCTGCTCAGGGATATCAACGATTCGCCTGAGGATGCGAAAGCACTTGTCAAATTCGCAAAAAGCCTTTTCTGTAAAATTAATTTGATTGATTATAATGCAATCGTTAATATTAAATTCAAGCCCGTTTATACTGGAAAGAGTGAGCTCTTTTTGCGCTCTCTTCTCGATTCAGGGCTGCAGGTAACTGTCAGAAAAAGTCACGGAGCTTCTATCAATGCCGCCTGCGGACAGTTGGTCACTGAGAGCAGGCTGCATCTCCCTGAAGAACCGCATTAATTTCAAACCGGCTCAACAACCATGGATTTGACAGATTTCATCCCGTTTAAAACAGAGTTTGCCAAAGCTTATCACGGCTTGACCGGCAATGCTACACACACCTCGGAATCGCCTGTTTTCAATGAACTTAAGGTTCGCAGATACGATCTTGCCGCCGAGGATGTTTCGGAATTCATTATCGACAAGATCGAGCGCTGGGTAGGCTGGAATTTCAAGAATGAAAAAACCGCTGTCGGCGGAATGAGGGTTGTCCGTGCAGAGGTCTTTTCTTTTGCCTTGCTTGGCATGAAAATCGATGTCACTTTCGGACTCCATGAGGAAAAGGATGTCAACGGTCGTCTTATCACTACCGTTAACGCCAAAGCCCTGACGAACATTGAATCGAAAGGTGATCTTGGTGAGAGCCGCAGGGTAATCAGGATGATGCTCGGTGCTCTGGACTTCGAGTTCAGAAGAAATATTATCAACGAAGAGGACTATCACTATCGGTCCATCGATCCGAAAGGATCGACTGCCGCTTTTCAGCAGATTTTCGATGAAGCCAAACTTCAGAACCAGAAAAAACCTGACGGCTCCCCGAAAGCAAAAACAATCGAGTTCAAGAAAAGAGCTGCCGTGCAGTCCATTCCGCTGAAAATGGGATCAAAAAGTTCTCCTGTCACATCGGATGAGAGGCAGGAAAAAGACTCGGAACAGGGCAATAATGGCACACCTGTTCCCGCCCCGGATGCATACAGCGCAGATGCAGAGGCCAAAACCTCAAAGCCCAAATTCACCATTATCACAAAAAAAACCACCTAAGCAGCAGTTGATGAGAATTATTTTACTGGGAGCTCCGGGAGCCGGCAAAGGAACACAGGCACATTATATATCAAAAGCACTCGACATACCCCAAATTTCAACCGGCGATATGCTGCGGGCAGCAGTTAAAGCCGAAACTCCGGTCGGTCTTGAAGCAAAAAAAGTCATGGATGCCGGACAGCTTGTTTCGGACGATATCATTCTTGCACTCGTAAAAGAGCGCCTGAAAAATGCCGACTGTTCAAACGGTTGTCTGTTCGACGGCTTTCCCCGTACCCTTGCGCAGGCTGAAGCCCTGAAAAAAGATGGAGTAGGAATCGACCATGTCGTTGAAATCGATGTTGCAGACAGTGAAATCATAACCCGTATGAGTGGAAGGCGAGTTCATCTCTCTTCGGGAAGAACCTATCATGTGCTGTTCAATCCTCCAAAACAGGAGGGACTCGATGATGAAACCGGCGAGCCGCTTGTACAAAGAGCTGATGATGAAGAGGATACCGTCAGAAAACGTCTTGAGATTTACCACAACCAAACAGCTCCGCTTATCGAGTATTACAGCGGATGGGCATCGGAAAGTATCGAAAATGCTCCGAGATACCGGAAAATAAAAGGAACCGGCAGCGTTGAAGAGATCCGCGACCGTATTCTCGGAGTCCTGACCTCCTGTTAACCTGGCTGGCAGAACAGAGAATACCTTGCAGGCACGACTTGTCGTAGACAGACTTTTCAGAGGTGATCCGGCAACCCTCCCGGTACCTGAATCCCTTGAAAAGGAGATACAAGTCGGAAGCATGGTGCTGATTGCGTTGCAGAACAGAACGGAAACACTCTGCCCCGGCTATGTTCTTGAACTTTTTCCGGATACAGGCGATGACCATTCCGGACCGGTCATCGCTGACCTTCTCTACGGAGGGGTGCCCGTTCTGCGGCAAAGTCTTATACGGCTCGCCCTCTGGATGGCCGATTACTATCTCACATCCCCGCTTGACACCATCATCGCCTGTCTCCCGTCCGCCGTCAGAACAACCGTTAACGACGTAGCCGAACTGAACAGCTTTCAGCTCAAACCGGCTGAAGGTAAAACAGTCAGCACTCCGCTTCGCCGCTCGATTCTGCAGCTGCTTGCCAATGAAAAAAAGCTCTCCCTGCGTCAACTGCAGAAACGCCTTGGGAAAAAACAACTGTACCGGACTCTGTCTGAACTCGAAAAAGGCGGCTACATCTCTTTGCAGAAAAAATTCGCAACCACACGGCCAAAACAGAAAACAGCCTACAGCCTGACAGCCGCACCTCCCGAATATCCCGAAAAACTTCTCGGCAATGCTCCCAGACAACTCGAAGCCTACAGAGCGCTGGCGACTCTCGGAGACTCCCCTGGCTTTGCCGAAGTGCTTGGATTTTCGTCGGCGCTCCTCAACGAACTGGTAAAAAAAGGTGTCGCAGAAAAAACAACGGTCGAAATCAGAAGTAATTTCCGCAACACCTATTCCGAATCCCCTAAAAATCCTGAACGGCCTACCGCTGCACAGGCAGACGCTCTGAACACTCTGGAAAAAGCTGTTGAGAAAAAGCAGTTCAATACATTCCTTCTGCACGGCGTTACCGGAAGCGGAAAAACACTGGTCTATATCGAACTGCTGAAAAGAGTGCTCGCTTCGGGAAAAACCGCGATCGTTCTTGTACCCGAAATATCCCTGACTCCTCAAACCGCCGGTCGCTTCCGACAACACTTCCATGACGATATAACCATTCTGCACAGCGCCATGAGCGACCAGGAAAAATATGACGCCTGGCACAGCCTCAGGAATGGTCGCACAAAAATCGCTCTCGGAGCGCGTTCCACCATATTTGCCCCGCTCGAAAATATAGGCGTCATAATTGTCGATGAAGAGCATGACGGCGCCTATAAACAGGATCGTAACCCGCGCTATCATGCAAGAGATACGGCCGTCATGCGGGCAATGTTTGAAAATGCCATCTGCGTTCTTGGTTCGGCAACGCCCTCCTTCGAATCGTATCAGAACGCTCGGGCCGGCAAATACCAGCTGATCGATCTGCCTGAAAGGATAGATGGAGCCACAATGCCCATGATCACCCTGATTGCAATGCGTGAAGCGCCCAAAGCCACTGCATCGATTTCCGACCGACTTTACCGTGAAATCAGAAAACGGCTCGAAAAAAACGAACAGGTTATCCTGCTGCAGAACAGAAGAGGATTTGCCGGAAGTCTCTTCTGCCTTGAATGCGGCCATACGCCCGTATGCAAATACTGCAACATCCCGCTGGTTTACCATGCAACCGAAAAGCAGCTGCGATGCCACTACTGCGGCCACACGCAAATCTTTACCGAACAGTGCGGCAGATGCAACTCCACCAGACTCTTCTATAAAAGCAGCGGAACGGAAAGGATCGAAGAGGAATTGAAAACCCTCTTTCCGGAAGAAACGATACTTCGGATGGACATCGACACCACATCGGCCAAAGGATCGCACGGTCGAATTCTGAAGGCGTTTCATGAAAAAAAATCCCGAATTCTGCTGGGCACCCAGATGGTTGCGAAAGGTCTTGATTTCCCCGACGTTACCCTTGTGGGTGTGCTGATGGCCGACATCGGTCTGAACATACCTGACTTCCGCGCTTCGGAACGCATGTACTCGCTGCTGACCCAGGTCTCGGGAAGATCCGGAAGAGCATCGATACCCGGAGAAGTCTATCTCCAGGTCTACAACCTTGACAACGAGGTTTACCGCGCCCTGCTTGACGGCAGCTACAAAAAATTTTTCGAGCGCGAAATGGCACTCAGAAAACTGCTCCGTTACCCTCCTGCATCGAGGCTGGTAAAATTCGAATTCTCATCAACCGATGAAAAAAAAGCAGAAGAGGCCGCATCATCCTTCAAGGAAAAACTCGAAACCCACCTGCCTGCCGAAAAAGTCATGCTGCTCGGCCCCGCTCCG comes from Chlorobium limicola DSM 245 and encodes:
- the rlmN gene encoding 23S rRNA (adenine(2503)-C(2))-methyltransferase RlmN, which produces MQQTLPNIKDFTKPELIRAITSLGEPAYRAAQLHQWLFSHRTRSFDDITIINLALRQKLSSIYSIRTATLDDCRQEYRDDHEIPTTKFLVRMHDDETVEAVLIPAENRITACISSQAGCSLHCSFCATGKTGFRRNLTSGEMTDQVFLLNDHLAEHYGQTITNIVFMGMGEPLLNMTHVLDAIETLSNHNYRYSLSQRKISISTAGIIPQIDLLARLPHKVKLAVSLHSAIQTNRESIMPAAREYPLPALKKSLAEYNRLSGQPVTLVYMLLRDINDSPEDAKALVKFAKSLFCKINLIDYNAIVNIKFKPVYTGKSELFLRSLLDSGLQVTVRKSHGASINAACGQLVTESRLHLPEEPH
- a CDS encoding winged helix-turn-helix domain-containing protein, translating into MSETNEIDVRYDHQLLDKVIHARIRFAALAYLYSANQASFVEIREQIRATDGNLSVHMRKLEVAGYISCDKEFLARKPQTIYSITPVGKEAFLRYREHLGSFFGNEYILEIA
- the priA gene encoding replication restart helicase PriA; this encodes MQARLVVDRLFRGDPATLPVPESLEKEIQVGSMVLIALQNRTETLCPGYVLELFPDTGDDHSGPVIADLLYGGVPVLRQSLIRLALWMADYYLTSPLDTIIACLPSAVRTTVNDVAELNSFQLKPAEGKTVSTPLRRSILQLLANEKKLSLRQLQKRLGKKQLYRTLSELEKGGYISLQKKFATTRPKQKTAYSLTAAPPEYPEKLLGNAPRQLEAYRALATLGDSPGFAEVLGFSSALLNELVKKGVAEKTTVEIRSNFRNTYSESPKNPERPTAAQADALNTLEKAVEKKQFNTFLLHGVTGSGKTLVYIELLKRVLASGKTAIVLVPEISLTPQTAGRFRQHFHDDITILHSAMSDQEKYDAWHSLRNGRTKIALGARSTIFAPLENIGVIIVDEEHDGAYKQDRNPRYHARDTAVMRAMFENAICVLGSATPSFESYQNARAGKYQLIDLPERIDGATMPMITLIAMREAPKATASISDRLYREIRKRLEKNEQVILLQNRRGFAGSLFCLECGHTPVCKYCNIPLVYHATEKQLRCHYCGHTQIFTEQCGRCNSTRLFYKSSGTERIEEELKTLFPEETILRMDIDTTSAKGSHGRILKAFHEKKSRILLGTQMVAKGLDFPDVTLVGVLMADIGLNIPDFRASERMYSLLTQVSGRSGRASIPGEVYLQVYNLDNEVYRALLDGSYKKFFEREMALRKLLRYPPASRLVKFEFSSTDEKKAEEAASSFKEKLETHLPAEKVMLLGPAPAGIAKLKNRYRFQLLLKIFTGKLSPAFIRYHLDALLASYRNAKLSVTIDVDPQNLM
- the adk gene encoding adenylate kinase; the encoded protein is MRIILLGAPGAGKGTQAHYISKALDIPQISTGDMLRAAVKAETPVGLEAKKVMDAGQLVSDDIILALVKERLKNADCSNGCLFDGFPRTLAQAEALKKDGVGIDHVVEIDVADSEIITRMSGRRVHLSSGRTYHVLFNPPKQEGLDDETGEPLVQRADDEEDTVRKRLEIYHNQTAPLIEYYSGWASESIENAPRYRKIKGTGSVEEIRDRILGVLTSC